The genome window ATAAGGATCAAGCTTCCACTGCCTTCTATCCCCGGAAGGTACGACATCGACATGACCATTAAGTACGATCGATCTTCCGTTTCCAATACCTTTTCGAACCCCAGCAACATTCGGACTACCTGTAAACGTCTGACGAGAAGAAAAGAAGTAAGGGTGTTTCACCAACTTTTCTCCATCTAGCTCCCAGACGGTTACATCGAAATCAAGACTTGAAAGCTTTTTTGCTACAAGCTCCTGAACTAATTTTTCATACCCCTGTGTACTCGGAATTTGCACGAGTTGCTGCAAAAGATGAATACCTTGATTCTGATTTAGACGTAACCAATCATGAATCCTATCCTTGATTCCCTTCATGCCACCACGCCTTTCTTCTAACGTTCCCTTTGTTTACACAATACCTTTTTTATGCATCCACCTTTGTACAATCACCACGGTCATTTCAAGTCGTTTAACCAATAAATCAACCTCTGTCTTTGTTATCGTAAGTGGTGGTGCTAGTAAAACCGCACTTCCGTCTATCCCCTCACTACCTGCCGCCGCTGGATAAAGGAGCAAGCCTTGTTTCATGGCTGTTTCGACAATATACTCTGTTACATGATTTCCATCATGACGTTGACCGCTGTAAGGGCAGATAAATTCAATTCCGATTAATAGCCCCTTCCCGCGAACATCACCAATAATCGAATGAGTAGTTGCTAGTCGTTTCACCTCCGACATTAAGTATGTGCCCACTTCATTCGCATGGGTTATAAGATTATTCCTTTCAATATACTTCAATACAGCTAAAGCAATTGCGGCTGATTGTGGATTCGCACTATACGTGTGGCCACTCATAATCGATTTTGAACCAGTTAGGATCTCCTCAATAATCCTATCGCTTACAAGGGTAGCAGCAATAGGGGTGTAACCAGCTCCCATCCCTTTACCAATCGCAAGGATGTCTGGGGCAACACCCCAGTGATCAATCGCAAACATTTTACCAGTACGTCCAAACCCGGTCATTACTTCATCAGCAATGAATAAAATATCGTTACGTTCACAAATATCTTTAATTTCAGCATAATAACCATCAGGTGCAGTGATAGCTCCTCCAGCAGCACCAATGATTGGCTCGGCAATAAAGGCCGCAATCTGTTCACTACCAATACGCCGAATCACTTGCTCTAATTCTTGAGCACACAAAAGTCCACAATCCGGAAACGTTCGCTTGAGGGGGCAATGATAACAATAAGGAGGAGAAACAATTGGTGACTCCTCCAGTAATGGGGTAAACCTTTTCCTACGTGCATGATGTCCCGACATTGATAGTGCTCCAAGAGTAATCCCATGGTAGCTCATCCAACGTGATATAACTTTGGTTTTGGTATAAATTCCACGTTCCTGCCAATATTGAATCGCAATTTTGAATGCTGTTTCGGTAGCCTCTGATCCACTATTCACAAAGAAAGACCAGTTTAAATCCCCGGGTGAGAGTTGACTTAACTTCTGAGCAAGCTCTTCTGCAGGTTCATTTGTAAATTGGGAGCGATACACAAATGATATTTTCTCTGCTTGCTTCGTCATCTCTTTAATAATTTCATCAACACCATGACCAATACTGGCTGTCACAGCTCCAGAAGATCCATCAATATACTCGTTACCATCCTGATCGTATAAGTAGATTCCTTGGCCATCCATAATTGTCGGATACATCTTATCTAACACTGGTTTAATTAAATGCTCCCGTTTCTTCAATGCTCTCCCTCCTCTATACGTATCCTCAAAACGGGTATTAAACAGAGGGGACCT of Desertibacillus haloalkaliphilus contains these proteins:
- a CDS encoding aspartate aminotransferase family protein, with protein sequence MYPTIMDGQGIYLYDQDGNEYIDGSSGAVTASIGHGVDEIIKEMTKQAEKISFVYRSQFTNEPAEELAQKLSQLSPGDLNWSFFVNSGSEATETAFKIAIQYWQERGIYTKTKVISRWMSYHGITLGALSMSGHHARRKRFTPLLEESPIVSPPYCYHCPLKRTFPDCGLLCAQELEQVIRRIGSEQIAAFIAEPIIGAAGGAITAPDGYYAEIKDICERNDILFIADEVMTGFGRTGKMFAIDHWGVAPDILAIGKGMGAGYTPIAATLVSDRIIEEILTGSKSIMSGHTYSANPQSAAIALAVLKYIERNNLITHANEVGTYLMSEVKRLATTHSIIGDVRGKGLLIGIEFICPYSGQRHDGNHVTEYIVETAMKQGLLLYPAAAGSEGIDGSAVLLAPPLTITKTEVDLLVKRLEMTVVIVQRWMHKKGIV